A genomic stretch from Argiope bruennichi chromosome 2, qqArgBrue1.1, whole genome shotgun sequence includes:
- the LOC129959078 gene encoding NEDD8, with product MLIKVKTLTGKEIEIDIEPTDKVERIKERVEEKEGIPPAQQRLIFSGKQMNDDKTAFDYKVTGGSVLHLVLALRGGYPCESYLC from the exons ACATTGACTGGCAAAGAA atagaAATTGATATTGAACCTACAGATAAG GTTGAACGAATCAAGGAAAGagttgaagaaaaagaaggtatTCCACCTGCTCAACAGAGATTGATTTTCAGTGGAAAACAAAT gAATGATGATAAGACAGCCTTTGACTACAAAGTGACAGGAGGCTCTGTGCTACATTTGGTACTAGCGTTGAGAGGTGGATATCCATGTGAATCATATCTGTGTTAA